The Castor canadensis chromosome 8, mCasCan1.hap1v2, whole genome shotgun sequence genome contains a region encoding:
- the Hmgxb4 gene encoding HMG domain-containing protein 4 isoform X3 has translation MAYDDSVKKEDCFDGDHSFDDIGLAAGRSQREKKRSYKDFLREEEEIAAQDSDLYFLGTDTHKKKRKHSSDDYYYGDISSLESSQKKKKRSSPQSADTAMDLLKAITSPLAPGSKPSKKTGEKSSSSSSHLESKKEHHRKKGSGNSGELSLEDGSTHKSKKMKPLYVNTETLTLREPDGLKMKLILSPKEKGSCSVEEESFQYPSHQTTVKKSSKKSARDEQGALLLGHELQSFLKTARKKHKSSSDSHGSPGPEGCGSDASQLPESHSANLDISGLEPILVESDSSSGGELEAGELVIDDSYREIKKKKKSKKSKKKKDKEKHKEKRHSKSKRSSGLSAAPAGEVTMTPGPPPSVPYTGTTAAAPPLPALHVDGHGEKKKKKEEKDKERERGEKPKKKNMSAYQVFCKEYRATIVADHPGIDFGELSKKLAEVWKQLPEKDKLIWKQKAQYLQHKQNKAEATTVKRKASGSEASMKVRASSVGVQSPPKKSPPTTMLLPASPAKAPETEPIDVAAHLQLLGESLSLIGHRLQETEGMVAVSGSLSVLLDSIICALGPLACLTTQLPELNGCPKQVLSNTLDNIAYIMPGL, from the exons ATGGCTTATGATGACTCCGTGAAGAAAGAAG ATTGCTTTGATGGTGATCACAGCTTTGATGATATAGGACTTGCAGCTGGCCGAAGCCAACGAGAAAAGAAACGTTCCTACAAAGACTTcttaagggaagaggaagaaatcgCTGCTCAG GATAGTGACCTTTACTTCTTGGGGACGGACACGCACAAGAAGAAGAGGAAGCACTCTTCTGATGATTACTACTATGGAG ACATTTCGTCTTTGGAATcatcacagaagaaaaagaaaaggtctaGCCCGCAGTCTGCTGATACAGCTATGGACTTGTTGAAAGCTATCACTTCTCCATTGGCACCAGGCTCCAAGCCCTCCAAAAAGACAGGGGAGAAATCCTCTAGCTCTTCAAGCCATTTGGAGAGTAAAAAAGAGCaccacaggaagaaaggaagtggaAACAGTGGGGAGCTCTCCCTGGAGGATGGTAGCACCCACAAATCCAAAAAAATGAAGCCCCTCTATGTGAACACAGAGACTCTGACCCTTCGTGAACCTGATGGGTTAAAGATGAAGCTTATTCTCTCACCAAAGGAGAAGGGAAGCTGCTCAGTTGAGGAGGAATCTTTTCAATACCCTTCGCATCAGACAACTGTGAAAAAATCCTCTAAGAAATCAGCTCGGGATGAGCAAGGTGCTTTACTCCTAGGACATGAGTTGCAGAGCTTTCTGAAAACAGCCCGGAAAAAGCACAAGTCATCCTCAGACTCACATGGGTCTCCTGGTCCTGAGGGCTGTGGGTCTGATGCCTCCCAGCTCCCAGAATCCCACAGTGCTAACCTTGATATTTCAGGACTTGAGCCCATTCTAGTGGAATCAGACTCATCTTCTGGTGGAGAGCTAGAGGCTGGTGAGTTAGTGATAGATGATTCTTACCgggaaattaagaagaaaaagaagtcaaagaagaGCAAAAAGAAGAAGGACAAGGAGAAGCATAAAGAGAAGCGGCACTCCAAGTCAAAGAGAAGTTCGGGACTTTCTGCTGCACCAGCAGGAGAGGTCACAATGACACCTGGCCCTCCTCCCAGCGTCCCATACACTGGAACCACTGCTGCTGCCCCACCACTTCCTGCCCTCCACGTGGATGGACATGgcgagaaaaaaaagaaaaaagaagagaaggacaaagagagagagagaggagaaaag CCAAAAAAGAAGAACATGTCGGCCTATCAAGTGTTCTGTAAAGAGTATCGCGCAACCATTGTGGCTGACCATCCAGGCATAG ATTTTGGGGAACTTAGTAAAAAACTGGCTGAGGTATGGAAGCAGTTGCCAGAAAAGGACAAACTG atttggaagcagaaagcccAGTATCTACAGCACAAGCAGAATAAAGCCGAAGCCACAactgtaaaaagaaaagcatccggCTCAGAAGCTTCCATGAAAGTCAGAG CTTCTTCTGTAGGAGTACAGTCACCTCCAAAGAAGTCCCCACCCACCACCATGCTGTTACCAGCGTCGCCAGCCAAAGCCCCTGAGACAGAGCCCATTGATGTTGCTGCCCATCTGCAGCTGTTGGGAGAGTCCCTCAGCCTCATTGGACACCGCCTGCAGGAGACAGAG
- the Hmgxb4 gene encoding HMG domain-containing protein 4 isoform X2 — translation MAYDDSVKKEDCFDGDHSFDDIGLAAGRSQREKKRSYKDFLREEEEIAAQVRNSSKKKLKDSDLYFLGTDTHKKKRKHSSDDYYYGDISSLESSQKKKKRSSPQSADTAMDLLKAITSPLAPGSKPSKKTGEKSSSSSSHLESKKEHHRKKGSGNSGELSLEDGSTHKSKKMKPLYVNTETLTLREPDGLKMKLILSPKEKGSCSVEEESFQYPSHQTTVKKSSKKSARDEQGALLLGHELQSFLKTARKKHKSSSDSHGSPGPEGCGSDASQLPESHSANLDISGLEPILVESDSSSGGELEAGELVIDDSYREIKKKKKSKKSKKKKDKEKHKEKRHSKSKRSSGLSAAPAGEVTMTPGPPPSVPYTGTTAAAPPLPALHVDGHGEKKKKKEEKDKERERGEKKNMSAYQVFCKEYRATIVADHPGIDFGELSKKLAEVWKQLPEKDKLIWKQKAQYLQHKQNKAEATTVKRKASGSEASMKVRASSVGVQSPPKKSPPTTMLLPASPAKAPETEPIDVAAHLQLLGESLSLIGHRLQETEGMVAVSGSLSVLLDSIICALGPLACLTTQLPELNGCPKQVLSNTLDNIAYIMPGL, via the exons ATGGCTTATGATGACTCCGTGAAGAAAGAAG ATTGCTTTGATGGTGATCACAGCTTTGATGATATAGGACTTGCAGCTGGCCGAAGCCAACGAGAAAAGAAACGTTCCTACAAAGACTTcttaagggaagaggaagaaatcgCTGCTCAGGTCAGGAATTCTTCCAAGAAGAAGTTAAAG GATAGTGACCTTTACTTCTTGGGGACGGACACGCACAAGAAGAAGAGGAAGCACTCTTCTGATGATTACTACTATGGAG ACATTTCGTCTTTGGAATcatcacagaagaaaaagaaaaggtctaGCCCGCAGTCTGCTGATACAGCTATGGACTTGTTGAAAGCTATCACTTCTCCATTGGCACCAGGCTCCAAGCCCTCCAAAAAGACAGGGGAGAAATCCTCTAGCTCTTCAAGCCATTTGGAGAGTAAAAAAGAGCaccacaggaagaaaggaagtggaAACAGTGGGGAGCTCTCCCTGGAGGATGGTAGCACCCACAAATCCAAAAAAATGAAGCCCCTCTATGTGAACACAGAGACTCTGACCCTTCGTGAACCTGATGGGTTAAAGATGAAGCTTATTCTCTCACCAAAGGAGAAGGGAAGCTGCTCAGTTGAGGAGGAATCTTTTCAATACCCTTCGCATCAGACAACTGTGAAAAAATCCTCTAAGAAATCAGCTCGGGATGAGCAAGGTGCTTTACTCCTAGGACATGAGTTGCAGAGCTTTCTGAAAACAGCCCGGAAAAAGCACAAGTCATCCTCAGACTCACATGGGTCTCCTGGTCCTGAGGGCTGTGGGTCTGATGCCTCCCAGCTCCCAGAATCCCACAGTGCTAACCTTGATATTTCAGGACTTGAGCCCATTCTAGTGGAATCAGACTCATCTTCTGGTGGAGAGCTAGAGGCTGGTGAGTTAGTGATAGATGATTCTTACCgggaaattaagaagaaaaagaagtcaaagaagaGCAAAAAGAAGAAGGACAAGGAGAAGCATAAAGAGAAGCGGCACTCCAAGTCAAAGAGAAGTTCGGGACTTTCTGCTGCACCAGCAGGAGAGGTCACAATGACACCTGGCCCTCCTCCCAGCGTCCCATACACTGGAACCACTGCTGCTGCCCCACCACTTCCTGCCCTCCACGTGGATGGACATGgcgagaaaaaaaagaaaaaagaagagaaggacaaagagagagagagaggagaaaag AAGAACATGTCGGCCTATCAAGTGTTCTGTAAAGAGTATCGCGCAACCATTGTGGCTGACCATCCAGGCATAG ATTTTGGGGAACTTAGTAAAAAACTGGCTGAGGTATGGAAGCAGTTGCCAGAAAAGGACAAACTG atttggaagcagaaagcccAGTATCTACAGCACAAGCAGAATAAAGCCGAAGCCACAactgtaaaaagaaaagcatccggCTCAGAAGCTTCCATGAAAGTCAGAG CTTCTTCTGTAGGAGTACAGTCACCTCCAAAGAAGTCCCCACCCACCACCATGCTGTTACCAGCGTCGCCAGCCAAAGCCCCTGAGACAGAGCCCATTGATGTTGCTGCCCATCTGCAGCTGTTGGGAGAGTCCCTCAGCCTCATTGGACACCGCCTGCAGGAGACAGAG
- the Hmgxb4 gene encoding HMG domain-containing protein 4 isoform X1: MAYDDSVKKEDCFDGDHSFDDIGLAAGRSQREKKRSYKDFLREEEEIAAQVRNSSKKKLKDSDLYFLGTDTHKKKRKHSSDDYYYGDISSLESSQKKKKRSSPQSADTAMDLLKAITSPLAPGSKPSKKTGEKSSSSSSHLESKKEHHRKKGSGNSGELSLEDGSTHKSKKMKPLYVNTETLTLREPDGLKMKLILSPKEKGSCSVEEESFQYPSHQTTVKKSSKKSARDEQGALLLGHELQSFLKTARKKHKSSSDSHGSPGPEGCGSDASQLPESHSANLDISGLEPILVESDSSSGGELEAGELVIDDSYREIKKKKKSKKSKKKKDKEKHKEKRHSKSKRSSGLSAAPAGEVTMTPGPPPSVPYTGTTAAAPPLPALHVDGHGEKKKKKEEKDKERERGEKPKKKNMSAYQVFCKEYRATIVADHPGIDFGELSKKLAEVWKQLPEKDKLIWKQKAQYLQHKQNKAEATTVKRKASGSEASMKVRASSVGVQSPPKKSPPTTMLLPASPAKAPETEPIDVAAHLQLLGESLSLIGHRLQETEGMVAVSGSLSVLLDSIICALGPLACLTTQLPELNGCPKQVLSNTLDNIAYIMPGL, encoded by the exons ATGGCTTATGATGACTCCGTGAAGAAAGAAG ATTGCTTTGATGGTGATCACAGCTTTGATGATATAGGACTTGCAGCTGGCCGAAGCCAACGAGAAAAGAAACGTTCCTACAAAGACTTcttaagggaagaggaagaaatcgCTGCTCAGGTCAGGAATTCTTCCAAGAAGAAGTTAAAG GATAGTGACCTTTACTTCTTGGGGACGGACACGCACAAGAAGAAGAGGAAGCACTCTTCTGATGATTACTACTATGGAG ACATTTCGTCTTTGGAATcatcacagaagaaaaagaaaaggtctaGCCCGCAGTCTGCTGATACAGCTATGGACTTGTTGAAAGCTATCACTTCTCCATTGGCACCAGGCTCCAAGCCCTCCAAAAAGACAGGGGAGAAATCCTCTAGCTCTTCAAGCCATTTGGAGAGTAAAAAAGAGCaccacaggaagaaaggaagtggaAACAGTGGGGAGCTCTCCCTGGAGGATGGTAGCACCCACAAATCCAAAAAAATGAAGCCCCTCTATGTGAACACAGAGACTCTGACCCTTCGTGAACCTGATGGGTTAAAGATGAAGCTTATTCTCTCACCAAAGGAGAAGGGAAGCTGCTCAGTTGAGGAGGAATCTTTTCAATACCCTTCGCATCAGACAACTGTGAAAAAATCCTCTAAGAAATCAGCTCGGGATGAGCAAGGTGCTTTACTCCTAGGACATGAGTTGCAGAGCTTTCTGAAAACAGCCCGGAAAAAGCACAAGTCATCCTCAGACTCACATGGGTCTCCTGGTCCTGAGGGCTGTGGGTCTGATGCCTCCCAGCTCCCAGAATCCCACAGTGCTAACCTTGATATTTCAGGACTTGAGCCCATTCTAGTGGAATCAGACTCATCTTCTGGTGGAGAGCTAGAGGCTGGTGAGTTAGTGATAGATGATTCTTACCgggaaattaagaagaaaaagaagtcaaagaagaGCAAAAAGAAGAAGGACAAGGAGAAGCATAAAGAGAAGCGGCACTCCAAGTCAAAGAGAAGTTCGGGACTTTCTGCTGCACCAGCAGGAGAGGTCACAATGACACCTGGCCCTCCTCCCAGCGTCCCATACACTGGAACCACTGCTGCTGCCCCACCACTTCCTGCCCTCCACGTGGATGGACATGgcgagaaaaaaaagaaaaaagaagagaaggacaaagagagagagagaggagaaaag CCAAAAAAGAAGAACATGTCGGCCTATCAAGTGTTCTGTAAAGAGTATCGCGCAACCATTGTGGCTGACCATCCAGGCATAG ATTTTGGGGAACTTAGTAAAAAACTGGCTGAGGTATGGAAGCAGTTGCCAGAAAAGGACAAACTG atttggaagcagaaagcccAGTATCTACAGCACAAGCAGAATAAAGCCGAAGCCACAactgtaaaaagaaaagcatccggCTCAGAAGCTTCCATGAAAGTCAGAG CTTCTTCTGTAGGAGTACAGTCACCTCCAAAGAAGTCCCCACCCACCACCATGCTGTTACCAGCGTCGCCAGCCAAAGCCCCTGAGACAGAGCCCATTGATGTTGCTGCCCATCTGCAGCTGTTGGGAGAGTCCCTCAGCCTCATTGGACACCGCCTGCAGGAGACAGAG